In the Helicobacter cetorum MIT 99-5656 genome, CTCTTCAATATTTAAAGAACGCAATTCCCTTTCAGATTTAATCTCACTCATTTTCTTTTGAATACTAGCAATTTTAGCGTTAGTGTCTTGTAAGGTCTGCTCGTTTTTGGAAACTTGTAGTTTTAGGGCTAATTTTTCTTCTTCTAAATTCAAAGATTCTTTATTCTTAGCTTCTTTGTCATTCAATGCTTTATCCAAGTCTTTACGCTTTTCTCTAATGAGTGGCTCTAAAGAGTCAATTTCTTTATCCAAATTAGAAATATCAATCAATTGTTTGAGATGAATATTCATAAAATAGTTTTCCTTTAAGTAAATTGCAAGGGGTTTTCAAAATGTTCTATTGTAACCAAATAATCATAAGAATGCAAAATTTCAGCCATAATTTGTGCGAACGCCCTTTCGCTATAATAGTGTGTCGCATCAATGAGACTAATACCTAAAGATTTGGCTATCATACAATCATGGTATTTAATATCGCCAGTAATCAAGCAAGTTTCTTTTTTTAAAGAATGAAGTGCGAACGCTCCAGCTCCACATACAAACGCCACTTCTTTAATCACTTGAGAACCTTTAGTGCATGCTAATTTTTCAACCCCCAAGCAAAATTTAACATGCTCTAAGAGTTTATCAAAGTCCCAATTTAAATTTTCTTTAACTAAGATGAGATTTTTTTCTATTAAATTATCAAATCCTAAAAGTGTCTTAGCAAAGTGCTTGTTTAGATGCGTTTTATCAAAATTCGTGTGCATGCTAATAGTAGAAATATTTTTTTCAACTAAAAGTTTTAAAATATTACTAGGATAGGTATCATAATCAAGTGCTTTTAAGGGCTTGAAAATTAAGGGGTGGTGTGTGATGATTAGGGCATTTTGTGGGGCATTAGTGGCAATTTCAAGCGTTATTTCTAAGCATGCGATAATCTTACTAATTTCATTATTTTTGCTCCCTAAATTCAGTCCGCTATTATCCCAAGATTCTTGAAATTCAAAAGGCGAAATCGTGTTTAAAACTTCAAGCACTTCCCCAACTAACGCCATTTTTAAGCCTTTGAAGTTAAAGCGTTTTTTAAGCACTCTTCTCTTTCTTCTTCTTGTTCTTTATACAACACAGCACAGCCTTTGGCTAAATCTCTGATTTGTAAAATATAATTTTGTCTCTCAGCCACAGAAATCGCCTTTCTAGCGTCTAAGATATTGAAAAAATGCGAGCATAACATCACAAAATCATAAGCCGGCAAAGGCAGTTTGTTTTCCAAGCAATGTAAAGCTTCTTCTTTGACATTTTTAAACATTTCTAACAATCTCTCTACGCTCGCTACTTCAAAATGATACTTGCTAAACTCATATTCGCTTTCTAAATGCACTTGAGCGTAACGCACGCTTTCTTTGTGATTTTTTGCCCATTCAATCTCTAGTATGCTCTCTACTTTTTGAACATACATCGCTAATCTTTCTAAGCCATAAGTGATTTCTACAGGAATGGGGTTACAAAGAATGCCCCCCACTTGTTGAAAATATGTAAATTGTGTAACTTCCATGCCATCAAGCCACACTTCCCAGCCTAGTCCCCATGCCCCAAGAGTAGGGCTTTCCCAGTTATCTTCTACAAATCTAATATCATGCTCATTAAGTTTTATCCCTAAAACTTCCAAACTTTTTAAATACAATTCTTGGATATTAGAGGGGCTTGGCTTAATCACTACTTGAAATTGATAATAGCTCCCTAAGCGGTTAGGATTCTCTCCATAACGCCCATCAGTTGGTCGCCTAGACGGAGCGACATAAGCCACATTCCAAGGCTTTTTATCCAAACTCCTTAAAAGCGTTGCAGGGTGGAATGTCCCAGCCCCTGCAGGAATATCATAAGGCTGAATGACTAAACAACCTTGATTTTTCCAATATTCCTGTAATTTTAATAATAAACTTGAAAAATCTTGCATGTTCTATCCTTTTAAGTGCGTCTAATCAAATCATTCATGCTCTCTAGCACATTTTTACCCTTTAAAAGCAAGGCTAATTCGCTTGCAATAGGCGTGTAAATGTGGTGTTCTTGTGCCATTTCCACAATAGCATTTGTGGTCTTTACCCCTTCAGCTACTTCACCTAATTCTTCTAAAATTCTTTCTAGGGGCTTACTTTGGGCTAACCCTAAACCCACACGATAATTCCTTGACAAAATAGAATTAGCGGTTAAAAACAAATCTCCAGCCCCAGAGAGACCTAAAAAAGTCTCCGTTTTGCCCCCAAAATACGCCCCAAAGCGTTGCATTTCCACTAAGCCACGAGACAATAAACTAGCCTTAGCGCTATTACCGAGTTTCAAGCCATCACACACGCCCCCAGCAATCGCAATCACATTTTTATACGCTCCAGCGATTTCGCCCCCCACCACATCTTCTTGAGCATAAGCTCTAATAAAGGATGGGGTTTTGTTAGCAAATTCTAGTGCTAAGGCATGATTATGAGAATGAATCACTAATGCACAAGGCAAACCCTGAATGATTTCAGCCGCAAAACTAGGTCCAGCTAAAAAACACAAACAACTAGGCTCAATAAAATCCTTAGCGATTTCGCTCACAAAAGCCTTGTTTAAAACTTCTATCCCTTTAGATGCGATTAAAACCTTAGCATTTTTAGGTAAAGAAGCGTTTTTAAACCACTCTCTTAAATGTTGCACGCTAATGGCTACGATGTATAATTGCGAATCTAAGCCCATTTCCAAGCTCACTGGCTCTATAGGGGTAGAACCCTTAGAAACTAAAGCATGATTAAGCTCTTTCAAAGGTTCATTTAAATCCCGCCTTGAGATGATTTTAACTTTATTCTTTTCTCCAAAAGCAAAGGCTAAAGCCCTCCCCCACGCTCCGCCACCAAATACTGAAATTTCCATTAAATTCCTAATCTAATTGATTGTAAAACTCAGCATTTTACAATAGCAACCCTAAAATAGCCCTTACAATCAAATGCCACTCTTAGTTAAAACAAATAATAATAACTAATAAACATGCTATAAAGAGTGTTGTTTTGAACTTCATAGAGTTTGTTAGAAGTGTTTAAAGAAACACTAGGATTTTTTAAGAAAGGCACCTTCACTCCTAAATCAAATTCATGCATGCCATTAAAGACAAATCTTAATCCTGTATGTAAGAAGGTGTTAAATTGAGTGTTACTCACATGGTTGTCTTTGATTTGAGCAATTGAAGTGTTTCCAGCAAGATTGACTCCAGCAAAGATTCCAAAAATCATGCTTTGCTTGTCGTTATTGTCTATGATATTAGCTAGGAAGTCTAACCCACCCCCATAAAGGATATTAGAGTTAGAGAAGTAAGCGTTAGTGTAAAGGTATTCAATATTAGCATAAGTTCTTAATCCAAATCTAGGCACAAAGAAATGTTTGTATCCTATAGCTAGACTAACTCCATAATGGAGAGTGGTTTGTTTGGAAACAGACACTAAATTTGAAAGGTTGGTTTGAGTATAGCGGTTTGTTTGTAAGGTTAGTAGGCGGTAGAGAGAAGCAAACATATTTGGAACATCTTGTGGTAACTCTGGCGGAATAATGGGACCTTTGTAACGAGTAGAACCATTATCATAAATACCATTATAGTAACAATTATAGTCTTCTAGTTGCTGTTGTGTATAACCCTGCGGAATAGCAACATGATATGCTGTTGGGCAAGTGGGAAAATCTGCATTTGGAGTTTTTATCTCATTAAACAGACTACGATACTTGGTTAGATAAACCTTAGCATTAGGACCAGCAACATTTAAACAATTATGCCGTTTATCTAAACCTTTTTTTCTATCGCAAAAGCTTTGAAATTGACCCCATTCAGTCGGATACTCAGTAGAAGCATGCTCTAAGGCATCAGCTCTCTGTGTCCAGTAACCGCTAACTTTGTTTTCATAATCTTTTTTGGCTAAATCTTGGGCTTGCTGTTGGGGGTCATCTTGTGGTTGTTCGGCTCTTCCTTGTGGTCGTTTTGATTTGCTTTGTGGTGGGTCTTGTTTCTGTGCCTGTGGTGGTAGCGGTGCTTCAGCTGGGTTCTCTTGGGGTGAGCTAGACTGGGCGGATTTATGCTGTGGCGGTGGGTCTTGGACTTGTGGTTTATCTTCAGGAAGTGGTTTGGTTTGGGGTAGCACTCTAGGTTGGCTAGGCGGACTTTCAACTACCTTTGGCGGAGTGGGTTTTTGCTGTGGTGGCTCTAAGGTGGTAATGGTGCGTTTTTGTTCACCTTGACCAATTAAAAAGCTTCCACCCGCATACCATGAGCTTTCTTCAGCTCTCAAATCCGTTAAGAAAGCTAAGGGTATGAAGAGTAAAGGTCTCATAAACTGCCCCCCCCCCCCGAGCTTGTTGTTGTGGCTACTATTTGAAAAAAGGCTATAAAAATTCATGTTAGATTCCTAAATATTTTAATTCATTGATTATCAAGTCAATATAACACAAAACACATGAATTTAAAGTGAATGTTTGTGGTTTGTAGGATATAAGTTTTAAGGCTGTTCTGAATTTATGCAAATGATTTTGTTAAAAAGAATAATCCCTGTTGCAACATTGTATAGATAAACTCTTTTTATGGGTCCATTCAAAATTCTGTGTCAATCCACTAAAATATAAAGAAAAGGATTGATTATGACAGAACAAGAACAAAATTTTGATTTTAACGATGCTGTTAAACAACTCTTAGCTTGGTCAAAAAGATAGGGGGTAAAGATAGTGTTTTAGCTCCCTTAGTCAAACAACTTATAGAAGTAGCACTAGAAACTGAAATAGAAACCCACATAGCACAAGATGTGTTAGGGGGCAATAAAAATCGTAAGAATGGAAGTTTTAAGTGTTCTCTAAGTTTCAAGTTAAATTCAATCAAAAATCATTTGAAATATAACACAAATTTTTTAAACAAAAGCTTAAAGAATAATTTCATTCCTTTAATATTGATTGTGAGTTCTTATTAAAATAGGCTGGTAGTTCTTTACTTCTAGCTAGTAGTTCTTATATGAGTTATCTTATATGAGTTATTAGTAAGTTCTAAGGGTATTTTTGCTCCTAGTTCTTAATCATACAAGCAACCTAGTTCATATTATTAGAGCAGATAAGCTCTTAATCTATTTTCCCCTTAGTTCTTTCTTGGTGTGAGCTATTAGGTTCTAACTTGTGGCTTTTAGTTTTTATCGTGTAGCCCTTAGTTCCCTAATTGTTGCTTACAAGTTCTTACTATTTGCTTGTTAGTTCATAGTATTTAGCTTGCTAATTCTTATTAGTGGGCTGTAAGTTCTTTGCTTGTGCTATAAAGTTTCATTCTATAGGTTACTAAGTTCTCACCATATGGCTATTAGTTCTTAATAATTTTGACTGCAAGTTCTTTTGCAAAAAAATCTCTAAGTTTTTATAGTGTTTCTAATAAGTTCTTGGCTCTTAATTTTTATAGTAAGGGGGTTAAAGCTTTTGAATGAATTTTTTCTCTCTTGCTAGATTAAAAGTTTAGCTTATCTGTCAAAGCACTTTTTAAAAACTTTTTAGGCAAAAAGTTAGCAAAAACCCTTATTTTTTAAAAATCTAGCTCCAAGTCCCTTGAATGCGAAGTTTTAACCATATGTGTGTAGACACTTGGTGTTATCCTGCACCTTTTTTGATTGGTTCTCTTTTTTAATTCTTTGTGCTATGCTACAAAGAATTAAAAAATCGCTAGATTTAAAATCAAAAATCTAGGGTTTAAATTAGCGTTAGCTTGAATAAAATTTTGGCGTTTTAAAACGCCTTTTTAGTAAGGGAATAAAGTCAGCTTGAAAGTGTGCGAATTAGATAAAAATTTAGCGATGTTGTTAAGTCTTAAAGGGCTTGTATGCTAGATAGAGCTATACGAGATGCTAAATTAGATAATCGCCCTATGGATTTGTCTTTTTTAGATGATATTTTAGAGCATATGTTAAAGCCTAGACCTAGTGATAGCGATAAAATTGATAAGAGATTGTTGATTAAATTCAATCAATTTGGCTCTAACTCAGAGTCTATTAAATCTAATCTAGTTGGCACAAAGAATGCTAATCCTGTGCTTATTAAAAACATAGGGCAAATGAAACGCTCCCATTTAGAAAATGCCCTAAGTTATACCTTAGAAAATAGCGAGACAGCCTACAATGAAATGTTTTTAGAGTGTGATAAGCAATTTATTTTAGAGACTTGGCTCAATGACTTTGATTTAACTAAGGATTATAACGAGGCTATGCATTTAGTCTTTTCTATCAAAAATAAGCCAGATGAAGAGACTATGCAAGGGCTTTTATACTCTACTTGGGAGAGCTTAAAAGTAAGATTGCCTGAATATAAATTCGCTCTTGTGCCTCATTCTCATCAAGACCATGCCCATATCCATTGTTTCATCAATAAAACTAACCAGCTCACAAGAAAGAGACTGCGTTTTAAGGGGCGTGAGGATTGCAAAGAATTTTTTAATGAACTAAGAAGTGAGTTTGCTTATAGGTTGAATAACCATTTATTGAGCGAAGAATACTTGTATGTCAATGAGCCTAAGCTCAAGGAATTAGACAATATCAAACTTCAATTACAAGTTTTAGAAAAAGAAGAGAAAGCATTAGAACAAATTAAAACCCCACAAGATGAGTGGGACTTAAACAAGGCTTTACAAAGCGAGTATTTACAAGAACTCAAAGATAAAAACAAAGCCCAAGCCCTAAACATTCAAAACAACCAAAGCCTGCCTTTGAGAAAAAAGATTTCTGAATTTAAAATCGCTCTCTTTAACCACAAAGATATGAGTGATGATGAAAAAGAACAGCTAAACATTGACAGGGTAGATAAGAGAGAGCTAGTAAGCGAACATTTAAAAAACACCAGCAAGCAAGAGCTATACGAACTCTTAAGTTTTTATCAAAAAGAGCTTGATAAAACAGAGAGCCATTCAGCCTTTAAAAATTTTGCTATTCTCAATGATTTAGACAGAAATTTTGAAAGAGAGACTAAGGGCTTTTCTCTTTTAAAGAAAAAAGAAATGCTACTAAGTAAGCTTGAACACCTAGACAAACGCCTTTTAGATAAAAACTCACACTTATTACTGGCTCAACTAAGAAATGAAGTTAAAACCAAGCAAAACACACAATACAACACTCTAACTAATCCTATTCTTTTAGCCAAAGCCTTAGAACTTCCTAAAGATAAACGCCCCACACTTAAAACTTTTAAAAACGCTTATTTTAGTGCTAGAAAATATCAATTCATGCTAGAGAGCTTTAAAACTAAACAAGATGACCCCACTTATAAGCTTAATGATAACACTTATGAGCTAGTGAGTAAGCAACTACAAGATTATCAAAAGACTATGCTTTTATTAGCCAAAGAGAGATTGCTCTTTTTAGAACAAGACTTAAAAAC is a window encoding:
- a CDS encoding Nif3-like dinuclear metal center hexameric protein; this encodes MALVGEVLEVLNTISPFEFQESWDNSGLNLGSKNNEISKIIACLEITLEIATNAPQNALIITHHPLIFKPLKALDYDTYPSNILKLLVEKNISTISMHTNFDKTHLNKHFAKTLLGFDNLIEKNLILVKENLNWDFDKLLEHVKFCLGVEKLACTKGSQVIKEVAFVCGAGAFALHSLKKETCLITGDIKYHDCMIAKSLGISLIDATHYYSERAFAQIMAEILHSYDYLVTIEHFENPLQFT
- the glyQ gene encoding glycine--tRNA ligase subunit alpha translates to MQDFSSLLLKLQEYWKNQGCLVIQPYDIPAGAGTFHPATLLRSLDKKPWNVAYVAPSRRPTDGRYGENPNRLGSYYQFQVVIKPSPSNIQELYLKSLEVLGIKLNEHDIRFVEDNWESPTLGAWGLGWEVWLDGMEVTQFTYFQQVGGILCNPIPVEITYGLERLAMYVQKVESILEIEWAKNHKESVRYAQVHLESEYEFSKYHFEVASVERLLEMFKNVKEEALHCLENKLPLPAYDFVMLCSHFFNILDARKAISVAERQNYILQIRDLAKGCAVLYKEQEEEREECLKNALTSKA
- a CDS encoding NAD(P)H-dependent glycerol-3-phosphate dehydrogenase gives rise to the protein MEISVFGGGAWGRALAFAFGEKNKVKIISRRDLNEPLKELNHALVSKGSTPIEPVSLEMGLDSQLYIVAISVQHLREWFKNASLPKNAKVLIASKGIEVLNKAFVSEIAKDFIEPSCLCFLAGPSFAAEIIQGLPCALVIHSHNHALALEFANKTPSFIRAYAQEDVVGGEIAGAYKNVIAIAGGVCDGLKLGNSAKASLLSRGLVEMQRFGAYFGGKTETFLGLSGAGDLFLTANSILSRNYRVGLGLAQSKPLERILEELGEVAEGVKTTNAIVEMAQEHHIYTPIASELALLLKGKNVLESMNDLIRRT
- a CDS encoding outer membrane beta-barrel protein; the encoded protein is MNFYSLFSNSSHNNKLGGGGQFMRPLLFIPLAFLTDLRAEESSWYAGGSFLIGQGEQKRTITTLEPPQQKPTPPKVVESPPSQPRVLPQTKPLPEDKPQVQDPPPQHKSAQSSSPQENPAEAPLPPQAQKQDPPQSKSKRPQGRAEQPQDDPQQQAQDLAKKDYENKVSGYWTQRADALEHASTEYPTEWGQFQSFCDRKKGLDKRHNCLNVAGPNAKVYLTKYRSLFNEIKTPNADFPTCPTAYHVAIPQGYTQQQLEDYNCYYNGIYDNGSTRYKGPIIPPELPQDVPNMFASLYRLLTLQTNRYTQTNLSNLVSVSKQTTLHYGVSLAIGYKHFFVPRFGLRTYANIEYLYTNAYFSNSNILYGGGLDFLANIIDNNDKQSMIFGIFAGVNLAGNTSIAQIKDNHVSNTQFNTFLHTGLRFVFNGMHEFDLGVKVPFLKNPSVSLNTSNKLYEVQNNTLYSMFISYYYLF
- a CDS encoding relaxase/mobilization nuclease domain-containing protein gives rise to the protein MLDRAIRDAKLDNRPMDLSFLDDILEHMLKPRPSDSDKIDKRLLIKFNQFGSNSESIKSNLVGTKNANPVLIKNIGQMKRSHLENALSYTLENSETAYNEMFLECDKQFILETWLNDFDLTKDYNEAMHLVFSIKNKPDEETMQGLLYSTWESLKVRLPEYKFALVPHSHQDHAHIHCFINKTNQLTRKRLRFKGREDCKEFFNELRSEFAYRLNNHLLSEEYLYVNEPKLKELDNIKLQLQVLEKEEKALEQIKTPQDEWDLNKALQSEYLQELKDKNKAQALNIQNNQSLPLRKKISEFKIALFNHKDMSDDEKEQLNIDRVDKRELVSEHLKNTSKQELYELLSFYQKELDKTESHSAFKNFAILNDLDRNFERETKGFSLLKKKEMLLSKLEHLDKRLLDKNSHLLLAQLRNEVKTKQNTQYNTLTNPILLAKALELPKDKRPTLKTFKNAYFSARKYQFMLESFKTKQDDPTYKLNDNTYELVSKQLQDYQKTMLLLAKERLLFLEQDLKTKEEEFKRAKESYFKALESYKETFSLKENQDFLKQNKQFSKLSKEILYTCNEIIGANRFLTHYDISQLQKVLEHAKDTKLEQKEIQVKVKEQTTPTQSELTQTATGSQANKSVAKETQANTKTTTQQELIAPQNHVSTIQQEPSIALNTQAAITNNTIQPLQEPQSNDKPTKTLHSDEPWIEHAKELERKAKAHQQACLERERAKENQKAHENALNSTQNQKPTNDISNSLKSAVSQNTSEIEPNSYEYLIQKSKGRGR